One genomic window of Medicago truncatula cultivar Jemalong A17 chromosome 1, MtrunA17r5.0-ANR, whole genome shotgun sequence includes the following:
- the LOC25484483 gene encoding calmodulin-like protein 11: MAHVLSEEQIVDFKEAFSLFDKDGDGCITVEELATVIRSLDQNPTEEELQDMISEVDADGNGTIEFDEFLNLMARKMKDTDAEEELREAFKVFDKDQNGYISASELRHVMINLGEKLSDEEVEQMIKEADMDGDGQVDFDEFVKMMMTIR; this comes from the exons ATGGCACATGTCCTAAGTGAAGAACAAATTGTTGATTTCAAAGAGGCCtttagtttgtttgacaaaGATGGAGATG GTTGCATTACCGTGGAAGAATTAGCCACTGTTATTCGGTCATTAGATCAAAATCCCACTGAAGAAGAGCTACAAGATATGATAAGTGAAGTTGATGCAGATGGCAATGGAACCATTGAATTTGATGAGTTCTTGAACTTGATGGCTAGGAAAATGAAA gACACTGATGCAGAGGAGGAGCTTAGAGAGGCTTTCAAGGTCTTTGACAAAGATCAAAATGGCTATATATCAGCCAGTGag TTGAGACACGTGATGATAAATCTAGGTGAAAAACTAAGTGATGAGGAGGTAGAGCAGATGATTAAAGAAGCAGATATGGATGGTGATGGTCAAGTTGACTTTGATGAATTCGTCAAGATGATGATGACCATTCGATGA